One window of the Pseudochaenichthys georgianus chromosome 21, fPseGeo1.2, whole genome shotgun sequence genome contains the following:
- the LOC117466988 gene encoding ubiquinone/menaquinone biosynthesis C-methyltransferase UbiE, which translates to MTYRFFEGKDHASVYQKYRFTPPDELKNIILQYLDKKKGKPHVLAVDLGCGTGQNSRLLAPHFQAVVGIDISESQLEEAKGVPGYPNITYRKGSAEELPFPDGYVDLLTAASAAHWFDQSRFLAEACRVLKPGGCVALLGYSCAFPRLHYQDCGERLDHICEEVRQVLLPYTSNQVAVALGKLEELYSAIPFPDKERVEGLQVNSSTSVRNLMGFIESLSSFQAYKKKDPQTAENLLLHTQNRFLEEMGVMSPDMEIKQELEYFCVLASKPL; encoded by the exons atgacATACCGGTTCTTTGAGGGGAAGGATCATGCCTCTGTTTACCAAAAGTATCGATTTACGCCTCCAGACGAGCTAAAGAACATTATTCTTCAGTACCTTGATAAAAAG AAAGGAAAGCCACATGTGCTTGCTGTAGATCTGGGATGTGGAACAGGTCAGAATTCCCGACTTCTGGCACCACATTTCCAGGCAGTGGTGGGCATCGACATCAGCGAGTCTCAACTGGAGGAGGCCAAAGGTGTGCCAGGGTATCCTAACATCACATACAG GAAAGGGTCAGCGGAGGAGCTTCCTTTCCCAGATGGCTATGTGGACTTGCTGACTGCAGCATCAGCAGCCCACTGGTTTGATCAGTCCAGGTTCCTGGCTGAGGCATGTCGGGTTTTAAAACCAGGTGGTTGTGTTGCTCTTCTGGGCTACAGTTGCGCTTTCCCCAGACTTCACTACCAGGACTGTGGAGAGAGACTCGACCACATATGTGAAGAG GTGAGGCAGGTACTGTTGCCATACACTAGCAATCAAGTAGCTGTGGCTTTGGGCAAGCTGGAAGAGCTCTACTCAGCCATCCCTTTTCCCGACAAAGAAAg GGTTGAGGGCCTTCAGGTGAACTCGTCGACCTCTGTGAGGAACCTGATGGGTTTCATTGAGTCACTTTCCAGTTTCCAAGCTTACAAGAAGAAAGATCCCCAGACGGCTGAAAACCTGCTGCTTCATACTCAGAACAG GTTTCTGGAGGAGATGGGAGTCATGTCTCCTGACATGGAAATTAAGCAGGAACTGGAATATTTCTGTGTCCTGGCATCAAAACCACTATAA
- the LOC117466986 gene encoding putative methyltransferase DDB_G0268948, protein MTYRLFEGKDHASSYWKFRISPSDNLIQQVLDFLEKHKGHPFELAVDVGCGSGQGTVLLAKHFASMVATDVSPAQVEMARQHSKEPNITYKQCVAEELPLADSSVDLVTAMSAFHWFDRPRFLQEAHRVLKPRGCMALLNYTMEMELSYPDCCSQTLNQICQEFYAALVPYRSAHLGSNSIELYREAYKSLPYPDKEWHECVRVKRPMPLSSFMGFVESFSSYQTLVREDLQKATALSQDISHRLMSVMKVSSAETEVEVSVRYYCLLACKPEEA, encoded by the exons ATGACTTACCGTCTGTTTGAGGGCAAAGACCATGCTTCTTCCTATTGGAAGTTCAGGATCTCTCCATCAGATAATCTCATACAACAGGTGCTTGACTTCCTGGAAAAGCAT AAAGGACATCCCTTTGAGCTGGCGGTGGATGTGGGTTGCGGATCAGGACAGGGCACCGTGCTGCTGGCCAAACACTTTGCCTCCATGGTGGCGACAGACGTTAGTCCTGCCCAGGTGGAAATGGCTAGACAGCATTCCAAAGAGCCAAACATCACTTACAA ACAGTGTGTTGCTGAGGAGCTGCCATTGGCTGACAGCTCAGTGGACTTGGTGACAGCCATGTCTGCCTTCCACTGGTTCGACCGGCCACGCTTCCTGCAGGAGGCCCACAGAGTGCTGAAGCCCCGGGGCTGCATGGCTCTGCTCAACTACACCATGGAAATGGAGCTCAGCTACCCTGATTGCTGCTCTCAGACACTCAACCAAATCTGCCAAGAG TTCTATGCGGCCTTGGTTCCTTACCGCAGTGCCCACCTTGGTTCCAATTCGATTGAATTGTACCGGGAGGCGTATAAATCCCTCCCTTATCCTGACAAGGAGTG gcatgagtgtgtgcgtgtgaaaaGGCCCATGCCTCTTTCCAGCTTCATGGGGTTCGTGGAGTCTTTCTCCAGCTATCAGACTTTGGTGAGAGAAGACCTGCAGAAAGCCACCGCCCTGTCTCAGGACATCAGTCACAG GTTGATGTCCGTGATGAAGGTGTCCTCTgcagagacagaggtggaggtgtCTGTGAGATATTACTGTCTCCTGGCCTGCAAACCAGAGGAAGCCTGA